One Verrucomicrobiota bacterium genomic window carries:
- a CDS encoding DegT/DnrJ/EryC1/StrS family aminotransferase — protein MKVEFYGHVRQYHNIKAEIDANIERVLLSANYVQGPMLKQFEAELAAYHGTKFAVGLGNGTDAIWLALMALGIGPGDEVITHPNTFFATAEAIWIAGATAVFVDCDPRTKCIDPAKIAAAITPKTKAIIPVHLYGQCADMNAIKKIADKHGLKLIEDNAQGIGSSGPGFKVGALSDVATTSFIIQKNLGTFGDGGALTTNNAAVDATVRKLRNHGSNARNVHSYGFNSRLDDLHAGVLSAKLKHIDAWNDNRRKWAARYTAGLQGAKHFTLPVELPGYRHVFHLYVIETNDAARRDGFLKFLNDAGVDAKTHYSIPIHQQAGYPWGKGARIVGSVANAERNAASCISLPMFPELTADEVDFVIAKVVEWDEAQG, from the coding sequence ATGAAAGTCGAATTCTACGGACATGTCCGTCAATACCACAACATCAAGGCGGAGATCGATGCCAACATCGAGCGGGTGCTGCTCAGCGCGAATTACGTGCAGGGCCCGATGCTCAAGCAGTTCGAGGCCGAACTCGCCGCGTATCACGGCACCAAGTTCGCCGTCGGCCTCGGCAACGGCACCGACGCCATCTGGCTCGCGCTGATGGCGCTGGGCATCGGACCCGGCGACGAAGTCATCACGCATCCGAACACGTTTTTTGCGACGGCCGAGGCGATCTGGATCGCCGGCGCCACCGCGGTCTTCGTGGATTGCGACCCGCGCACCAAGTGCATCGACCCCGCGAAGATCGCGGCCGCCATCACGCCCAAGACCAAGGCCATCATCCCGGTCCACCTCTACGGCCAGTGCGCGGACATGAACGCGATCAAGAAAATCGCCGACAAACACGGGTTGAAGCTGATCGAGGACAACGCGCAGGGCATCGGCTCCAGCGGGCCGGGCTTCAAGGTCGGCGCACTCAGCGATGTGGCGACCACGAGCTTCATCATCCAGAAAAACCTCGGCACGTTCGGCGACGGAGGCGCGCTCACCACGAACAACGCCGCCGTGGACGCCACGGTCCGCAAGCTCCGCAACCACGGCTCGAATGCGCGCAACGTGCACAGCTACGGCTTCAACAGCCGGCTCGACGACCTGCACGCCGGCGTGCTCAGTGCGAAGCTCAAGCACATCGACGCGTGGAACGACAACCGCCGCAAGTGGGCCGCGCGCTACACCGCGGGTTTGCAGGGCGCGAAGCATTTCACGCTGCCGGTTGAACTGCCCGGCTACCGGCACGTGTTCCACCTCTACGTCATTGAGACGAACGACGCGGCCAGGCGCGATGGCTTCCTGAAATTCCTCAACGACGCGGGCGTGGACGCCAAGACGCATTACTCCATCCCGATCCACCAGCAGGCGGGCTATCCGTGGGGCAAGGGCGCGCGCATCGTCGGCTCCGTGGCGAACGCCGAGCGCAACGCCGCGAGCTGCATCTCGCTGCCGATGTTCCCCGAGCTCACCGCGGACGAGGTGGACTTCGTCATCGCGAAGGTCGTCGAGTGGGACGAAGCCCAGGGCTAA
- a CDS encoding Gfo/Idh/MocA family oxidoreductase has protein sequence MSNPYRVLVAGMGKRGMHHATTFNANPRFQVVGICDIDAARLEAAAPKLGNPAKGNDAAALAREVRPDVFCFCTLPNLRAPMIRAGIDAGAKLIAFEKPVTLTSAELFTVRDLIRGAGVKAVVSHQHRYGAHYRKAMEIAASGALGRVHTVYGAATGWMVHMLSHLIDYTCWFNTYTPATWVMAQAAGRHKLADNHPSPDYIAGFVQFANGVRGIYECGAGAPDQPDVPRWWGKNRMGAQGTEGFVEVLTNGGWRAVTKSRGAESGEGVMNYENDMPPYIQEMADWLDDDAKVHSCNFGHACLGAEIMLAMQRSAAEGGQVALPLTSGADEQALLKSRLSGQPVLVSFEQNRKEFGLP, from the coding sequence ATGAGCAACCCCTATCGCGTCCTCGTCGCCGGCATGGGCAAGCGCGGCATGCACCACGCCACCACTTTCAACGCCAACCCGCGCTTTCAGGTCGTCGGCATCTGCGACATCGACGCAGCCCGGCTCGAAGCCGCCGCGCCCAAGCTCGGCAACCCAGCCAAGGGCAACGATGCCGCCGCGCTCGCCCGCGAGGTGCGGCCCGACGTGTTCTGCTTTTGCACGCTCCCGAACCTCCGCGCGCCGATGATCCGCGCGGGCATCGACGCGGGCGCGAAACTCATCGCATTCGAGAAGCCCGTCACGCTCACGAGCGCCGAGTTGTTCACCGTGCGCGACCTCATCCGCGGCGCGGGCGTGAAGGCTGTCGTCAGCCATCAGCACCGTTACGGCGCGCACTATCGCAAGGCGATGGAAATCGCCGCCAGCGGCGCACTCGGCCGCGTCCACACCGTTTATGGCGCGGCGACCGGCTGGATGGTCCACATGCTCTCGCATTTGATTGATTACACGTGCTGGTTCAACACCTACACGCCCGCCACATGGGTCATGGCGCAGGCCGCGGGCCGCCACAAACTCGCGGACAACCATCCCTCGCCCGATTACATCGCGGGCTTCGTGCAGTTTGCCAACGGCGTGCGCGGCATCTACGAATGCGGCGCGGGAGCGCCCGACCAGCCCGACGTGCCCCGCTGGTGGGGCAAGAACCGCATGGGCGCGCAAGGCACCGAGGGCTTCGTCGAGGTGCTGACCAACGGCGGCTGGCGCGCGGTGACGAAGAGCCGCGGCGCCGAAAGCGGCGAGGGCGTGATGAACTACGAGAACGACATGCCGCCTTACATCCAGGAAATGGCCGACTGGCTTGATGACGATGCGAAGGTGCACTCGTGCAACTTCGGGCACGCCTGCCTCGGCGCGGAGATCATGCTCGCGATGCAGCGGAGCGCGGCAGAAGGCGGCCAGGTCGCGCTTCCGCTCACGTCCGGCGCGGATGAGCAGGCGTTGCTCAAGTCCAGGCTCTCCGGACAGCCCGTGCTCGTATCGTTCGAGCAGAACAGGAAGGAATTCGGTTTG